One segment of Kogia breviceps isolate mKogBre1 chromosome 14, mKogBre1 haplotype 1, whole genome shotgun sequence DNA contains the following:
- the APMAP gene encoding adipocyte plasma membrane-associated protein isoform X1 gives MSEADGLRQRRPVRPQVVTDDARVPEAKEGSSFSGRVFRATFVMLAVLLTIPLLGAMMLLDSPIDPQPLSFREPPLLLGVLQPNTKLRQAERLFENQLVGPESIAHIGDVMFTGTADGRVVKLENGEVETIARFGSGPCKTRDDEPACGRPLGIRAGPNGTLFVADAYKGLFEVNPWKREVKLLLSSETPIEGRKMSFVNDLTVTRDGRKIYFTDSSSKWQRRDYLLLVMEGTDDGRLLEYDTETKEVKVLLDHLRFPNGVQLSPAEDFVLVAELTMARIRRFYVSGLMKGGADLFVENLPGFPDNIRASSSGGYWVGMSTIRSNPGFSMLDFLSERPYLKRMIFKLFSQETVMKFVPRYSLVLELSDSGAFRRSLHDPDGQVAAYVSEVHERDGHLYLGSFRSPFLCRLRLQSA, from the exons ATGAGCGAGGCGGATGGGCTGCGGCAGCGCCGGCCCGTGCGGCCGCAGGTCGTCACGGACGATGCCCGGGTCCCGGAGGCCAAGGAAGGCAG CTCCTTCAGTGGCAGAGTGTTCCGAGCCACCTTCGTGATGCTGGCTGTGCTCCTCACCATCCCCCTGCTTGGCGCCATGATGCTGCTGGACTCTCCCATAGACCCACAGCCTCTCAG CTTCAGAGAACCCCCGCTCTTGCTTGGTGTCCTGCAACCAAATACGAAGTTACGACAGGCGGAAAGGCTTTTTGAAAATCAGCTTGTTGGGCCAGAGTCCATAGCACATATCGGGG ATGTAATGTTCACTGGTACAGCAGATGGCCGAGTCGTAAAACTTGAAAATGGTGAAGTAGAGACCATCGCCCGGTTTGGCTCAGGCCCATGCA AAACCCGAGATGATGAGCCTGCTTGTGGGAGACCCCTGGGCATCCGGGCGGGGCCCAACGGGACCCTTTTTGTGGCTGATGCATACAAAGGGCTATTTGAAGTAAATCCCTGGAAAC GTGAAGTAAAACTGCTGCTGTCCTCTGAGACACCCATTGAGGGGAGGAAAATGTCCTTCGTGAACGATCTTACAGTAACTCGGGACGGGAGGAAGATTTATTTTACGGATTCTAGCAGCAAATGGCAAAGACGGGATTATCTGCTGCTGGTGATGGAGGGGACGGATGATGGTCG CCTGCTGGAGTATGACACCGAGACCAAGGAGGTGAAGGTTTTGCTGGACCACTTGCGGTTCCCCAATGGGGTACAGCTCTCTCCTGCGGAGGACTTTGTCCTGGTGGCGGAATTGACCATGGCGAGGATCAGGAG GTTCTACGTGTCTGGCCTGATGAAGGGAGGGGCCGACCTGTTTGTGGAGAACTTGCCTGGATTCCCAGACAACATCCGAGCCAGCAGCTCTGGGGGTTACTGGGTCGGTATGTCAACCATTCGCTCCAATCCTGGGTTTTCCATGTTGGATTTCTTATCCGAGAGACCGTATCttaaaagaatgatttttaag CTGTTCAGCCAGGAGACAGTGATGAAGTTCGTGCCGCGGTACAGCCTCGTCCTGGAGCTCAGTGACAGCGGGGCCTTCCGGAGGAGCCTGCACGACCCCGATGGGCAGGTGGCCGCTTACGTGAGCGAGGTGCACGAGCGTGACGGGCACCTGTACCTGGGTTCCTTTAGGTCCCCTTTCCTCTGCAGACTCCGCCTGCAGTCTGCTTAG
- the APMAP gene encoding adipocyte plasma membrane-associated protein isoform X2 codes for MGCGSAGPCGRRSSRTMPGSRRPRKADVMFTGTADGRVVKLENGEVETIARFGSGPCKTRDDEPACGRPLGIRAGPNGTLFVADAYKGLFEVNPWKREVKLLLSSETPIEGRKMSFVNDLTVTRDGRKIYFTDSSSKWQRRDYLLLVMEGTDDGRLLEYDTETKEVKVLLDHLRFPNGVQLSPAEDFVLVAELTMARIRRFYVSGLMKGGADLFVENLPGFPDNIRASSSGGYWVGMSTIRSNPGFSMLDFLSERPYLKRMIFKLFSQETVMKFVPRYSLVLELSDSGAFRRSLHDPDGQVAAYVSEVHERDGHLYLGSFRSPFLCRLRLQSA; via the exons ATGGGCTGCGGCAGCGCCGGCCCGTGCGGCCGCAGGTCGTCACGGACGATGCCCGGGTCCCGGAGGCCAAGGAAGGCAG ATGTAATGTTCACTGGTACAGCAGATGGCCGAGTCGTAAAACTTGAAAATGGTGAAGTAGAGACCATCGCCCGGTTTGGCTCAGGCCCATGCA AAACCCGAGATGATGAGCCTGCTTGTGGGAGACCCCTGGGCATCCGGGCGGGGCCCAACGGGACCCTTTTTGTGGCTGATGCATACAAAGGGCTATTTGAAGTAAATCCCTGGAAAC GTGAAGTAAAACTGCTGCTGTCCTCTGAGACACCCATTGAGGGGAGGAAAATGTCCTTCGTGAACGATCTTACAGTAACTCGGGACGGGAGGAAGATTTATTTTACGGATTCTAGCAGCAAATGGCAAAGACGGGATTATCTGCTGCTGGTGATGGAGGGGACGGATGATGGTCG CCTGCTGGAGTATGACACCGAGACCAAGGAGGTGAAGGTTTTGCTGGACCACTTGCGGTTCCCCAATGGGGTACAGCTCTCTCCTGCGGAGGACTTTGTCCTGGTGGCGGAATTGACCATGGCGAGGATCAGGAG GTTCTACGTGTCTGGCCTGATGAAGGGAGGGGCCGACCTGTTTGTGGAGAACTTGCCTGGATTCCCAGACAACATCCGAGCCAGCAGCTCTGGGGGTTACTGGGTCGGTATGTCAACCATTCGCTCCAATCCTGGGTTTTCCATGTTGGATTTCTTATCCGAGAGACCGTATCttaaaagaatgatttttaag CTGTTCAGCCAGGAGACAGTGATGAAGTTCGTGCCGCGGTACAGCCTCGTCCTGGAGCTCAGTGACAGCGGGGCCTTCCGGAGGAGCCTGCACGACCCCGATGGGCAGGTGGCCGCTTACGTGAGCGAGGTGCACGAGCGTGACGGGCACCTGTACCTGGGTTCCTTTAGGTCCCCTTTCCTCTGCAGACTCCGCCTGCAGTCTGCTTAG